In one Solanum dulcamara chromosome 1, daSolDulc1.2, whole genome shotgun sequence genomic region, the following are encoded:
- the LOC129881867 gene encoding protein NRT1/ PTR FAMILY 1.2-like isoform X1, with amino-acid sequence MENLSSEKGEMIEQPLLLDDSEIQKGGFRTLPFILGNAALTNAATSALTPNMILYLMNEYHMDMTTGSNTIYIWSAVTNIAPVVGAFMADSFVGRFQMIGLGSVVTLVGMFLFWLTSVIPQARPAPCVDSNSICRSAEMFQLFFLCFSLGIVAIGAGAIRSSSLAFGSDQLKREVYQENARLIERYFSWYYASYASSILVALTCLVYIQVNMGWALGFGAPVLLMLFSTLLIYLGTPFYVKLKPKSSLIIGFFQVIVASYRNRCLRLSSQSAGVLYHQKKGSTIVLPSEKLRFLNKACIVQDPQLDLSPDGEATDPWRLCTVDQVEELKALLKVVPIWFTGVVLSINISQNTFPVLQANTMDRHIGSSFEIPAASFGIFAVISAVLWIVLYDCLILPIASKLTGKPAHFSTKERMGFGLILSFLSVLVVAVMEGVRRSIAIKEGYSDDPEGVIPMSAMWLLPQNSLTGFAGALHAIGQNEFYISEFPRSMSSVAASLLGVGMGVGSLLASFIMSTIDNLTKRGGEESWISSNINKGHYDYYYLVLAGFSLVNILCYIVCSKAYGPCKGEEEEVMEEEKP; translated from the exons ATGGAGAATTTGTCAAGTGAAAAAGGCGAAATGATCGAACAGCCTTTGTTGTTAGATGATTCCGAAATTCAAAAGGGTGGATTCAGAACTTTACCTTTCATCCTTG GAAATGCAGCTTTGACGAATGCGGCGACGTCAGCTCTAACTCCTAATATGATTCTGTATTTGATGAATGAATATCACATGGATATGACTACTGGGTCCAATACCATCTACATCTGGTCAGCAGTTACCAACATCGCTCCCGTTGTTGGGGCCTTTATGGCAGATTCTTTTGTGGGTCGCTTCCAGATGATAGGATTGGGATCTGTTGTCACCCTTGTG GGGATGTTTCTGTTTTGGCTGACATCAGTGATTCCACAAGCAAGGCCTGCACCCTGTGTCGATTCCAACAGCATTTGCAGATCAGCAGAGATGTTCCAACTCTTCTTCCTGTGTTTCTCTTTGGGCATCGTTGCCATTGGAGCAGGTGCAATCAGATCATCATCTTTAGCATTTGGTTCTGATCAGTTGAAACGGGAGGTATATCAAGAAAATGCACGTTTAATAGAGAGATACTTCAGCTGGTACTATGCCTCCTATGCTTCATCTATCCTGGTTGCTCTCACGTGTCTTGTTTATATCCAAGTCAACATGGGATGGGCTTTAGGTTTTGGAGCTCCTGTTTTGCTAATGTtgttttcaactcttttaatttatttgggtACTCCTTTCTACGTGAAGCTGAAGCCTAAATCGAGCTTAATCATTGGCTTTTTTCAAGTGATAGTTGCCTCTTATAGAAACAGATGTCTCAGATTGTCGTCTCAGAGTGCAGGTGTACTATACCATCAGAAAAAAGGGTCAACCATAGTTCTTCCAAGTGAAAAACTAAG GTTTCTGAATAAAGCTTGCATTGTACAAGATCCTCAACTAGATTTGAGTCCAGATGGAGAAGCAACAGATCCTTGGCGTCTTTGCACTGTAGATCAAGTAGAGGAGCTGAAAGCATTGCTCAAAGTTGTTCCAATCTGGTTCACCGGAGTTGTATTGTCCATAAACATAAGCCAGAACACTTTTCCAGTACTTCAAGCGAATACCATGGATCGACATATTGGTTCAAGCTTTGAAATCCCAGCTGCCTCCTTTGGCATCTTTGCTGTCATCTCTGCTGTACTTTGGATTGTCCTCTATGATTGTTTGATTCTTCCCATCGCATCAAAATTGACTGGAAAACCTGCTCATTTCAGCACAAAAGAGAGAATGGGGTTTGGGTTGATTCTCTCCTTCCTGTCAGTTTTAGTGGTGGCAGTTATGGAAGGTGTTCGTAGAAGTATCGCAATCAAGGAGGGGTACTCAGATGATCCAGAAGGCGTGATCCCTATGTCAGCTATGTGGCTACTTCCCCAGAATTCCCTTACTGGCTTCGCGGGGGCCCTGCATGCCATAGGCCAAAACGAATTCTATATTTCAGAATTTCCTAGAAGCATGTCAAGTGTAGCTGCTTCTCTATTAGGAGTTGGTATGGGAGTGGGAAGCTTACTAGCTAGCTTTATAATGAGTACTATCGACAACTTGACCAAAAGAGGAGGGGAGGAAAGTTGGATATCGAGCAATATAAACAAGGGCCATTACGACTACTATTATCTCGTTCTTGCAGGATTTAGTCTGGTTAACATACTGTGTTATATTGTTTGTAGTAAAGCTTATGGTCCCTGTAAAGGGGAGGAAGAAGAGGTAATGGAAGAAGAGAAGCCATGA
- the LOC129881867 gene encoding protein NRT1/ PTR FAMILY 1.2-like isoform X2, which produces MIPKFKRVDSELYLSSLGMFLFWLTSVIPQARPAPCVDSNSICRSAEMFQLFFLCFSLGIVAIGAGAIRSSSLAFGSDQLKREVYQENARLIERYFSWYYASYASSILVALTCLVYIQVNMGWALGFGAPVLLMLFSTLLIYLGTPFYVKLKPKSSLIIGFFQVIVASYRNRCLRLSSQSAGVLYHQKKGSTIVLPSEKLRFLNKACIVQDPQLDLSPDGEATDPWRLCTVDQVEELKALLKVVPIWFTGVVLSINISQNTFPVLQANTMDRHIGSSFEIPAASFGIFAVISAVLWIVLYDCLILPIASKLTGKPAHFSTKERMGFGLILSFLSVLVVAVMEGVRRSIAIKEGYSDDPEGVIPMSAMWLLPQNSLTGFAGALHAIGQNEFYISEFPRSMSSVAASLLGVGMGVGSLLASFIMSTIDNLTKRGGEESWISSNINKGHYDYYYLVLAGFSLVNILCYIVCSKAYGPCKGEEEEVMEEEKP; this is translated from the exons ATGATTCCGAAATTCAAAAGGGTGGATTCAGAACTTTACCTTTCATCCTTG GGGATGTTTCTGTTTTGGCTGACATCAGTGATTCCACAAGCAAGGCCTGCACCCTGTGTCGATTCCAACAGCATTTGCAGATCAGCAGAGATGTTCCAACTCTTCTTCCTGTGTTTCTCTTTGGGCATCGTTGCCATTGGAGCAGGTGCAATCAGATCATCATCTTTAGCATTTGGTTCTGATCAGTTGAAACGGGAGGTATATCAAGAAAATGCACGTTTAATAGAGAGATACTTCAGCTGGTACTATGCCTCCTATGCTTCATCTATCCTGGTTGCTCTCACGTGTCTTGTTTATATCCAAGTCAACATGGGATGGGCTTTAGGTTTTGGAGCTCCTGTTTTGCTAATGTtgttttcaactcttttaatttatttgggtACTCCTTTCTACGTGAAGCTGAAGCCTAAATCGAGCTTAATCATTGGCTTTTTTCAAGTGATAGTTGCCTCTTATAGAAACAGATGTCTCAGATTGTCGTCTCAGAGTGCAGGTGTACTATACCATCAGAAAAAAGGGTCAACCATAGTTCTTCCAAGTGAAAAACTAAG GTTTCTGAATAAAGCTTGCATTGTACAAGATCCTCAACTAGATTTGAGTCCAGATGGAGAAGCAACAGATCCTTGGCGTCTTTGCACTGTAGATCAAGTAGAGGAGCTGAAAGCATTGCTCAAAGTTGTTCCAATCTGGTTCACCGGAGTTGTATTGTCCATAAACATAAGCCAGAACACTTTTCCAGTACTTCAAGCGAATACCATGGATCGACATATTGGTTCAAGCTTTGAAATCCCAGCTGCCTCCTTTGGCATCTTTGCTGTCATCTCTGCTGTACTTTGGATTGTCCTCTATGATTGTTTGATTCTTCCCATCGCATCAAAATTGACTGGAAAACCTGCTCATTTCAGCACAAAAGAGAGAATGGGGTTTGGGTTGATTCTCTCCTTCCTGTCAGTTTTAGTGGTGGCAGTTATGGAAGGTGTTCGTAGAAGTATCGCAATCAAGGAGGGGTACTCAGATGATCCAGAAGGCGTGATCCCTATGTCAGCTATGTGGCTACTTCCCCAGAATTCCCTTACTGGCTTCGCGGGGGCCCTGCATGCCATAGGCCAAAACGAATTCTATATTTCAGAATTTCCTAGAAGCATGTCAAGTGTAGCTGCTTCTCTATTAGGAGTTGGTATGGGAGTGGGAAGCTTACTAGCTAGCTTTATAATGAGTACTATCGACAACTTGACCAAAAGAGGAGGGGAGGAAAGTTGGATATCGAGCAATATAAACAAGGGCCATTACGACTACTATTATCTCGTTCTTGCAGGATTTAGTCTGGTTAACATACTGTGTTATATTGTTTGTAGTAAAGCTTATGGTCCCTGTAAAGGGGAGGAAGAAGAGGTAATGGAAGAAGAGAAGCCATGA
- the LOC129881883 gene encoding uncharacterized protein LOC129881883 isoform X2, which translates to MSKNNNGGPCVQRDHESSYDPVRWLNLMISEPYYLFHLLVFFSYIPIRCSAFQILDPARNSFLLKREIQVFIAYCVLTVVKIVRTESWESFIQDTLLFAKIFLTAIALVLDYHLALWYALAFLVIHIIAQQPPYEGLGSSNHLTPLQLESLLTEGNTSRFWLVEFRAFSTSACVCTSSFFPELSITYSNKNLSFGTIDLGLFPNAAERFGISLGSLNQLPVYILFENAVEVARFPEFDSEPYVFGPTITKRLLCGRFELDKRLLDYVNGK; encoded by the exons ATGTCGAAGAACAACAATGGCGGACCGTGTGTTCAACGAGATCACGAATCTTCTTACGATCCAGTTAGATGGTTGAATCTGATGATTTCGGAGCCTTACTATCTATTTCACTTGCTAGTTTTCTTCTCTTACATCCCCATTCGTTGCTCCGCTTTCCAAATCCTCGATCCTGCTCGCAATTCGTTTCTGCTTAAACGA GAGATTCAAGTGTTCATTGCATACTGTGTCTTGACTGTTGTGAAG ATTGTAAGGACAGAAAGCTGGGAATCCTTCATTCAAGATACTTTGTTGTTTGCTAAG ATTTTCCTTACTGCCATCGCTTTAGTTTTGGATTATCACTTGGCTCTGTGGTATGCATTGGCATTTTTAG TAATACACATTATAGCACAACAGCCTCCATATGAAGGACTAG GTTCTTCAAATCATTTGACACCACTGCAGTTGGAGAGTTTGCTTACTGAAGGAAATACATCACGATTTTGGCTG GTTGAATTTCGCGCTTTCTCCACATCGGCTTGCGTATGCACAAGTTCCTTTTTTCCAGAACTTTCAATAAC ATactcaaataaaaatttatcttttgggACAATTGATCTTGGACTCTTCCCTAATGCTGCAGAAAGATTTGGCATTTCTCTTG GAAGCTTGAACCAACTTCCAGTGTACATTCTATTTGAGAATGCTGTAGAGGTTGCACGCTTTCCAGAGTTTGATTCTGAGCCATATGTTTTTGGTCCTACCATTACAAAG AGACTTCTTTGTGGGCGTTTTGAGCTTGACAAAAGACTTCTGGATTATGTAAATGGAAAATAG
- the LOC129881883 gene encoding uncharacterized protein LOC129881883 isoform X1, producing the protein MSKNNNGGPCVQRDHESSYDPVRWLNLMISEPYYLFHLLVFFSYIPIRCSAFQILDPARNSFLLKREIQVFIAYCVLTVVKIVRTESWESFIQDTLLFAKIFLTAIALVLDYHLALWYALAFLVIHIIAQQPPYEGLGSSNHLTPLQLESLLTEGNTSRFWLVEFRAFSTSACVCTSSFFPELSITYSNKNLSFGTIDLGLFPNAAERFGISLGSLNQLPVYILFENAVEVARFPEFDSEPYVFGPTITKIHPELAKFTLTASLLLPSFFIRIWDQRCEQVHAETSLWAF; encoded by the exons ATGTCGAAGAACAACAATGGCGGACCGTGTGTTCAACGAGATCACGAATCTTCTTACGATCCAGTTAGATGGTTGAATCTGATGATTTCGGAGCCTTACTATCTATTTCACTTGCTAGTTTTCTTCTCTTACATCCCCATTCGTTGCTCCGCTTTCCAAATCCTCGATCCTGCTCGCAATTCGTTTCTGCTTAAACGA GAGATTCAAGTGTTCATTGCATACTGTGTCTTGACTGTTGTGAAG ATTGTAAGGACAGAAAGCTGGGAATCCTTCATTCAAGATACTTTGTTGTTTGCTAAG ATTTTCCTTACTGCCATCGCTTTAGTTTTGGATTATCACTTGGCTCTGTGGTATGCATTGGCATTTTTAG TAATACACATTATAGCACAACAGCCTCCATATGAAGGACTAG GTTCTTCAAATCATTTGACACCACTGCAGTTGGAGAGTTTGCTTACTGAAGGAAATACATCACGATTTTGGCTG GTTGAATTTCGCGCTTTCTCCACATCGGCTTGCGTATGCACAAGTTCCTTTTTTCCAGAACTTTCAATAAC ATactcaaataaaaatttatcttttgggACAATTGATCTTGGACTCTTCCCTAATGCTGCAGAAAGATTTGGCATTTCTCTTG GAAGCTTGAACCAACTTCCAGTGTACATTCTATTTGAGAATGCTGTAGAGGTTGCACGCTTTCCAGAGTTTGATTCTGAGCCATATGTTTTTGGTCCTACCATTACAAAG ATTCATCCTGAATTGGCAAAGTTTACGCTGACCGCCAGCCTTCTGCTACCCTCCTTCTTTATCCGGATTTGGGACCAGCGATGTGAGCAAGTTCATGCAG AGACTTCTTTGTGGGCGTTTTGA
- the LOC129881899 gene encoding casein kinase 1-like protein HD16 has translation MIDMPQLRSGVRRGRQPIAAIEPEENNDNDNKRVTRRTTVARTTRQRGTAGNRVGGRKKNTDNEEKEVVPVGDQNAVRRTTSGEEDKEKKEVEKEEEVGEKQMDEYDSGGQSGDKGLAAEDEGSTAPLPERVQVGGSPAYKIDRKLGKGGFGQVFVGRRANLANPHERSGSGAVEVALKFEHRSSKGCNHGPPYEWQVYNALGGSHGIPRVHYKGRQGDYYIMVMDMLGPSLWDVWNNNSHTMSVEMVACIAIEAISILEKLHSRGYVHGDVKPENFLLGTPGSPDEKKLFLVDLGLATRWRDASTGLHVEYDQRPDVFRGTVRYASVHAHLGRTGSRRDDLESLAYTLIFLLRGRLPWQGYQGENKGFLVCKKKMASSPETLCCFCPAPFRLFVEYVVNLKFDEEPNYAKYISLFDGVVGPNPEIRPINTDGAQKLIYQVGQKRGRLTMEEEDDEQPKKKVRMGMPATQWISVYNARRPMKQRYHYNVADMRLAQHIEKGNEDGLFISSVASSSNLWALIMDAGTGFSAQVYELSPLFLHKEWIMEQWEKNYYISAIAGANNGSSLVIMSKGTQYLQQSYKVSESFPFKWINKKWREGFYVTAMATAGSRWAIVMSRGAGFSDQVVELDFLYPSEGIHRRWDAGYRITSTAATWDQAALVLSIPRRKPADETQETLRTSAFPSTHVKEKWAKNLYLASVCYGRTVS, from the exons ATGATCGATATGCCTCAATTGCGTAGTGGAGTGCGTAGAGGCCGTCAACCGATTGCTGCGATCGAACCGGAAGAAAACAACGATAACGATAACAAGAGGGTTACAAGGAGAACAACTGTTGCAAGGACTACGAGGCAGAGGGGAACTGCTGGAAATAGAGTAGGAGGAAGGAAGAAGAATACAGATAACGAGGAGAAAGAAGTTGTACCAGTAGGTGATCAGAATGCTGTAAGGAGAACAACGTCTGGAGAAGAGGATAAGGAGAAGAAGGAAGTAGAAAAGGAGGAAGAGGTAGGAGAAAAACAGATGGATGAATACGACAGTGGCGGCCAAAGTGGTGATAAGGGTTTGGCTGCTGAGGATGAAGGCAGCACAGCTCCACTGCCTGAAAGG GTCCAGGTTGGTGGATCGCCAGCATATAAGATTGACAGGAAACTTGGTAAAGGAGGATTTGGTCAAGTTTTTGTAGGTCGTCGTGCGAACCTAGCAAATCCACATGAAAGAAGTGGCTCAGGAGCGGTAGAG GTTGCCTTGAAATTCGAGCATAGAAGCAGCAAAGGTTGTAACCATGGACCACCTTATGAGTGGCAGGTCTACAA TGCCCTTGGTGGTAGTCATGGTATACCACGCGTACATTACAAGGGACGTCAAGGTGATTACTACATTATG GTTATGGATATGCTTGGTCCTAGTTTATGGGATGTCTGGAACAATAATTCCCACAC GATGTCTGTTGAAATGGTAGCATGCATTGCCATTGAAGCAATCTCCATACTAGAGAAATTGCACTCCAGAGG GTATGTGCATGGGGATGTAAAGCCTGAAAACTTTCTTCTTGGAACCCCTGGAAGTCCCgatgaaaaaaaattgtttctgGTTGACCTTGGATTAG CAACAAGGTGGCGTGATGCTTCTACCGGCTTACATGTGGAGTATGATCAACGGCCTGATGTCTTTAG AGGAACTGTAAGGTATGCCAGTGTACATGCTCACCTGGGAAGGACTGGAAGCCGGAGGGATGATTTAGAATCATTGGCTTACACGCTCATCTTTCTTCTCCGAGGCCGGCTGCCTTGGCAGGGATACCag GGCGAGAACAAAGGTTTCCTTGTCTGTAAGAAAAAGATGGCATCTTCTCCAGAAACTCTTTGTTGCTTCTGCCCTGCTCCATTTAGGCTGTTTGTCGAATATGTTGTGAACTTGAAGTTTGACGAGGAGCCTAACTATGCTAAGTACATCTCTTTATTTGATGGAGTAGTAGGTCCAAATCCAGAAATCAGGCCAATCAACACTGATGGTGCACAGAAG CTTATATATCAAGTTGGGCAGAAAAGAGGAAGATTGAcaatggaagaagaagatgatgaacaGCCGAAGAAGAAGGTTCGCATGGGAATGCCTGCGACACAATGGATCAGTGTTTACAATGCACGTCGCCCAATGAAGCAAAG GTATCACTATAATGTTGCTGATATGAGGCTAGCTCAGCACATTGAGAAAGGAAATGAAGACGGACTATTTATTAGCAGTGTGGCATCTTCTTCAAACTTGTGGGCCCTAATCATGGATGCAGGAACTGGGTTCAGTGCCCAAGTTTATGAATTGTCACCTTTATTTCTTCACAAG GAATGGATTATGGAGCAATGGGAGAAGAATTATTATATTAGTGCCATAGCTGGAGCTAATAATGGAAGCTCATTAGTTATCATGTCAAAGG GTACGCAGTATCTGCAGCAGTCATACAAAGTCAGCGAGTCTTTCCCATTTAAGTGGATAAACAAAAAATGGAGAGAGGGTTTTTATGTCACTGCCATGGCAACTGCAGGAAGTAGATGGGCAATTGTTATGTCTCGTGGAGCTGGGTTCTCTGATCAG GTGGTGGAATTAGATTTTCTCTATCCTAGTGAAGGGATCCATAGGAGATGGGATGCTGGATATAGGATTACGTCGACTGCAGCCACATGGGATCAAGCTGCTTTAGTTCTAAGTATTCCAAGAAGGAAACCTGCAGATGAAACACAAGAGACACTTCGTACTTCTGCTTTTCCTAGCACTCATGTCAAG GAGAAATGGGCAAAAAATCTTTACCTTGCATCTGTCTGTTATGGGCGAACTGTTTCTTGA